The Treponema sp. J25 region GACTACTCGGATGATACCGGCACCATCAAGAAAGGTTCAGGCCTCAGCCAATCAGCCCTGGCACTCATGGTAGATGGGGGGCTCTTAACCACCTTTAACTTCCTTAAATACTACTCGAGCCGGGAGCGTAATACCGCGGCCGCCCTGGTATTCAAAAATGTAGGCCTCCCGGTAGGTGGGGATCCCCTTCCCACCGAAATAACCGCCGGCGTTACCTATAAACCCCTACGGCCCCTTCAGTTTGCCTTCGATGTTACCTTCCCGCTTAACCTCCAGGATCCATCCCTTTCAGAACGGCCCTACTGGGCGGCAGGAGTTTCTGCGACCCTTACCCCCTTTGTAAGCATGCGCGGGGGGATCTTAGCAAAGACCGGCAATATCCGACTTACCATGGGAAGTGCCATTCAGGTAGATCTTATAACGCTCGATATAAACTATACGCTGGATCTCCTTACCCAGCTTACTCCCCTTAACCGGGTAAGTCTTGCGGTTCAGTTTAATCTTGGGGATGAAGGAAGGGCCGAACGGGCCCGAAAAGTAGATGAGCTGTACCTGTTGGGACTTACGGCCTACGCCCAGGGGAATTACGAAAGCGCTCTCCACTACTGGAAGGAGGCGCTCGACCTTGACCCTGCCTACGATCCTGCCCGAGAGGGCATTCAGGCGATCGAGGGGGTACAGGCCCTTACCGATCGCATAGAAGAAATACAGAAAATCGAGTAACCTTCTGGTCTCCTTCTCAGAAAGGAAGTTAACGCTTTTTCCTGAAAATCCGGTAATTAATGTCCGGGAAAATGGCATGTCGCTTTTCAAGCTGGGTAAGCCACTCGGTACTGATATAGTTTCCTCCCAGGGATTCATAAATGATGGAAAAATTGTCCACACAGCTTTCTACCATGTGACGGGCATACTCAACAGCCTGTTGATAATGGAGCATAGAGGCCCAGTCAGAGGCCTGGGCCAGGAGCACCTCCCGGGCCGCCTGATTTAAGGTTCGCTCCTTAAGCCCACCATCGTTGGGGAACCGTTCGGCCAGTTCTATCATCTTCTCGGTAATCTTAAGCACCGGGGGGTACATCCAATCATTGGACGAATTGAGCCAGGTTTCTCCAAACCCATTTTCTCCCCAGGAAGAAAATTCGGGCATTACTTCTTCAAGCTTTTCCTGGGAAAAATGAGCACACACATGAGCAGGAGTATCAACCGCAAAGGAAGACCTTTGAGCGGCCTCCCGGAAAAAAGTTTCAAGAAAATCGATCCCTTCATACCAGCGATGCCCAAAGAGGTCCAGGTTGTAGGCTCCTACCAGGCATCCCTCTTTTTCCCGTAAACGCCGGTAGGTATCAAGATGACTTTCACAAAGCTCTACAAAGGCCTCAACGTCTTTTTGTAGTTGCCCATGAGCATCCTGAGGAATGTAGGGTTGTTTTTCCCCTTCCCCACCGGTTACGGCCCAGTATTTATAACCCGTTTGCTGGCGACTTCCATCAGAAGCAACAAAGGCCTTCATATCCTCCCGGGGAAGTTCATAGCCAATGTCCCAGTAATATTCCCGATAACAGGCATGGGCTGGATACCCCTCATGGGCATCCCAAACTGCCCGGGAAAGGGCTAAATTCCGGGCGAGGACCTTTAAACCCGCAGGAGTCCGTACCGGCTGGAAGGTTCCTTCCTGGGGTATGGGGTGCCCCTGTAAGAGTCCGTGGGTATCCACCACGGTGTACGAAAAACCATAGGATCGAAGAATCTCATCCAGTTCAGGATTCCACCCCGCTTCAGGGAGCCAGAAGCCTTCGGGGAAACGACCAAAGGCCTCTCGATACGTTTTAAGGGCCACTTCTATCTGTGCCTTAATCGCCTCAGGATAACTCGTGTAAAAAGGAAGAAAGGCATAGGTCGCCGCGGTGGCAAGAATTTCGACTTTTCCCTTTTTTTGATATATGTCAAAGGCTCGAATCACATTTTTTTCATACCGTTCTGTGAATAACACCCGATATTCAATAGCCCGATCGTAATAAAGATGAGCAAGATAATTCATCCAGGGGATATTCCTGGTACGATTCACTTCCCGTTCACCCAATTCAATCTTGGCATCCAGAAATTGAATAAAGGAATCTACAAGAGCCGGATCCTGAAGTTGTTGAATTAAGAGGGGAGAAAAGACTATCCCGAGCTTAAAGGGAATCCGATCTCCCTCTAATCGGTCGAAGGTTTGTAAAAGAGGGATAAGGGTCTCATATAAAAGATTATACAGCCAATATTTTTGAGGAGCCTGCGGATCCGCATCTTCTTTTATAAAAGGGATATGCCCATTGAGAATCAAAGAAATCGTTGGAGTGGTGCCCATTCATCATACCTCAGTATTAATTACAGCCGCTGTACTGGCCAGGGGAATATTCTTTTGCATATACAATGCGCATCTGTTCAATTCCAGAAAGAAGCAGTACCGGTCCCAGGGGATGCTGTTCGAGTTCTAAGGGAGAGAACCGCACGGTTCGCGGAATTCGAAAGGGACGAGAGGTGGCTAAAAGGATATGTTGCCGTCCCTTTTTCACAAAAAGCTCCACCGTAAACCATCCCTGGGGTGCGGGGAAACAAATGTACCAGGAACCATCCTGAATATCCACATCGATGTTAAAGGATTCCCCTTCGGGGGTTTTACCGGCGACACAGGAACTAACCCGAAGGAAATACCCATTAAAGTCATGGGAGGCTTCGTAGGTCCGTCGATCCTGTTCCCGAATATGCCAAAACACAAAGGCCCAGACGGGATCCCGCAATAACACATCAATATACGTACTATTATAAATCGCAGAAGAGGGTTTGTTCTTTTTCCGTTCAAAGGTATCCGCCGATTCTTCCTGAAGATCGTAGGATTCTACATTAAGCAGTTCCGCATGGGCATCCAGGATTTCTTGAATGATAAAAGTGCGGTTTAAATCCAGGGGAATATCGAGGCCAATCTTATCTGCCACTGCCAGGAGTTCTTCCGTGGAAAGGGATTCCAGGTATGCACGGCTGAGCTGGTTTTCAATCATGGCACCTATCATGGGAAAAAGCCTATTCCCTGTCAATACGGTAGCATTCATTACTCATGTTCCATCACCCTCTGAACAAAGAGAGCAAAGTAATCCGGAAGGGGGGCCTGGACTCGCACCATTCGACCGTGAGGAAAGAGGGAAAACTCCAGTTCGTAGGCATGAAGTAACAGATGCTTCAGGCGATACTCTTTTGCAAGGCGCTTGTTTAACGAAAAATCCCCATACTTATCATCGCCGATAATGGGATGACCAATAAGCGCCAGGTGACGGCGGATCTGGTGCATTCTCCCCGTCTGGAGTTCCAGTTCCACATAGGAGTAGCGATCATTTTTCTGTACACACCGATATCGAGTGATAGCCGCCTTTACCTGTCCCCGAAGGGTCAGGGGTTCTTGAATCGTTCCCCGCGCAGGATGCAGGGAACCAGAACAGAGGGCCCGATAGGTTTTCCGAAGTCCCCGGGAGGTAAAAAGCACCTGATACCTATGGGCAGCCTGTCGGTTCTTAGCCACCAGAATACAACCAGAGGTATCCCGATCAAGCCGATGGACAAGGAAAATCTTGTATCCCAGCCGTTCTTCTAAAAGGATATCGAGGGACTTTTTTATCCCCACCCCGCCCTGCACCGCAAGACCGGCGGGTTTATTAAGAATGACACAGTCTGGATCTTCGTATAGAATGGGGATATCCTGCATACGAGGCATACTATCGTGAGAAATGAAATGAAACAAGCCGCAATTCTTCTTGCGGTCCTGGGGAACCTGTTTCTTTGGCTCTGGGCGGTTCCCGGGGAGCCCCTCTATTCCCCCACCTGGGGTTTCCGGATTGATCCCCCCGAAGGTTTTGAGTTTGTAGAAGGGGACGGGAAAAATCAATTCGCCTTTGTTTTTTCCTCTAGTGATATCCATCTGGATATCCGGGTATATCCTTCCGGCGCCTATCAAACCATTGAGGATCTGGGGCAGGAGGTACAAAAACGGCTCAGGAACCAGGGGGACCAGAGTTCCTTTGAATACCGGGGGAAACGGGCCCTGCTCATGCGTCTTGATTTCTCTCTCTCTAATAAGGCCTATACGGGCTGGGCAGTGGCCGTTGAGGTAGCTCCTACAGGAGAAGGGGGAAAGGCTCCCCCACCGTTTCTCATAGCCCTTATT contains the following coding sequences:
- a CDS encoding UPF0164 family protein — protein: MSRLQGALIMLLSFLIAVSNIPLFSLDIQEDFYGSVSDYLQGIFGIDDNAGLSTLPVLSIPLGGKVEGMGTASAALTDTAAALERNPAVSARLERTELALYHNNWMADTKIEGLLYTRRFEHLGFGVGGKWLYLPFTEYNDYGERASKGFYSEGVALANVSYTLFPGYYFAGLSVGANLKAAFRLVPDYSDDTGTIKKGSGLSQSALALMVDGGLLTTFNFLKYYSSRERNTAAALVFKNVGLPVGGDPLPTEITAGVTYKPLRPLQFAFDVTFPLNLQDPSLSERPYWAAGVSATLTPFVSMRGGILAKTGNIRLTMGSAIQVDLITLDINYTLDLLTQLTPLNRVSLAVQFNLGDEGRAERARKVDELYLLGLTAYAQGNYESALHYWKEALDLDPAYDPAREGIQAIEGVQALTDRIEEIQKIE
- a CDS encoding RluA family pseudouridine synthase is translated as MQDIPILYEDPDCVILNKPAGLAVQGGVGIKKSLDILLEERLGYKIFLVHRLDRDTSGCILVAKNRQAAHRYQVLFTSRGLRKTYRALCSGSLHPARGTIQEPLTLRGQVKAAITRYRCVQKNDRYSYVELELQTGRMHQIRRHLALIGHPIIGDDKYGDFSLNKRLAKEYRLKHLLLHAYELEFSLFPHGRMVRVQAPLPDYFALFVQRVMEHE
- a CDS encoding DUF4912 domain-containing protein — translated: MIENQLSRAYLESLSTEELLAVADKIGLDIPLDLNRTFIIQEILDAHAELLNVESYDLQEESADTFERKKNKPSSAIYNSTYIDVLLRDPVWAFVFWHIREQDRRTYEASHDFNGYFLRVSSCVAGKTPEGESFNIDVDIQDGSWYICFPAPQGWFTVELFVKKGRQHILLATSRPFRIPRTVRFSPLELEQHPLGPVLLLSGIEQMRIVYAKEYSPGQYSGCN
- a CDS encoding 1,4-alpha-glucan branching protein domain-containing protein codes for the protein MGTTPTISLILNGHIPFIKEDADPQAPQKYWLYNLLYETLIPLLQTFDRLEGDRIPFKLGIVFSPLLIQQLQDPALVDSFIQFLDAKIELGEREVNRTRNIPWMNYLAHLYYDRAIEYRVLFTERYEKNVIRAFDIYQKKGKVEILATAATYAFLPFYTSYPEAIKAQIEVALKTYREAFGRFPEGFWLPEAGWNPELDEILRSYGFSYTVVDTHGLLQGHPIPQEGTFQPVRTPAGLKVLARNLALSRAVWDAHEGYPAHACYREYYWDIGYELPREDMKAFVASDGSRQQTGYKYWAVTGGEGEKQPYIPQDAHGQLQKDVEAFVELCESHLDTYRRLREKEGCLVGAYNLDLFGHRWYEGIDFLETFFREAAQRSSFAVDTPAHVCAHFSQEKLEEVMPEFSSWGENGFGETWLNSSNDWMYPPVLKITEKMIELAERFPNDGGLKERTLNQAAREVLLAQASDWASMLHYQQAVEYARHMVESCVDNFSIIYESLGGNYISTEWLTQLEKRHAIFPDINYRIFRKKR